CGACGACGGCGCGGATGTTTTCGAGGAATTCCGGGCGCGTGTAGTGGCGCGACCAGCTTCCATCCTTCTGGCGCTTGGGGCCGCAGGAGGTCATGCTAGGGCCCATATCGCCGTCCTTTGCGTCAGCGATGATGAAGTCGTTGCGGGTATATTGGCCGGCACGGATGCGTGCGAGCTTCTGATCCAGGCGATACATGATTTGCTCCGTTCGATGGGGTCCGGCCCGAAAGAGCCGGACAGGATTTTTCAGGCGGTCGCGGCACCGGTCATGATGGCGACCACGTCGTTCATGGTGTGGGTCTTCGGCGTGACGACAGCGGCACGCCGGCCAAGCCGCATGATGTGGATGCGGTCGGCAAGGTCGAAGACATTGGGCATGTTGTGACTGATCAGCACGACGGGCAGGCCGCGATCACGAATGGACCGGATGAGCTCCAGCACCTGCCCCGTCTCGCGCACGCCAAGTGCTGCGGTCGGCTCGTCCATGATCACCAGCTTGCGCGCGAAGAGAGCCGCGCGGGCAACGGCCACCCCCTGGCGCTGGCCGCCGGACAGCATTTCCACGGGATTGTCGATTGCGGGCAGGCGGAACTTCAGCTCGTTCATCGCCTTGCGCGCTTCCTCCCGCATCCGCTTCTTGTCGAGGCGGCGGAAGAGGCTGCCCATGATGCCCGGCCTGCGCAGTTCGCGACCGAGAAAGAGATTCGAGGCGATATCGAGCGCAGGCGCCACGGCAAGGTCCTGATAGACGGTCTCGATCCCGGCATGGCGGGCATCGAGCGGTCCCCGGAAATGAACAGGCTCGCCATCGAGAAGGATCTCGCCGCTG
This genomic stretch from Pararhizobium capsulatum DSM 1112 harbors:
- a CDS encoding ATP-binding cassette domain-containing protein — protein: MAADIAHDVMPRVVLEARNVVKTYGHVTALDGVDFELRAGEILAVVGDNGAGKSTLIKALTGALHPTSGEILLDGEPVHFRGPLDARHAGIETVYQDLAVAPALDIASNLFLGRELRRPGIMGSLFRRLDKKRMREEARKAMNELKFRLPAIDNPVEMLSGGQRQGVAVARAALFARKLVIMDEPTAALGVRETGQVLELIRSIRDRGLPVVLISHNMPNVFDLADRIHIMRLGRRAAVVTPKTHTMNDVVAIMTGAATA